Proteins found in one Oncorhynchus tshawytscha isolate Ot180627B linkage group LG25, Otsh_v2.0, whole genome shotgun sequence genomic segment:
- the phf10 gene encoding PHD finger protein 10 isoform X3 gives MGSGDSSRSCDTSSQELGPTYFSAENLTEYRWPSDGSGEYYMLQEQVSEYLGVTSFKRKYPDLERRDLSHKEKLYLREQNVITETQCTLGLTALRSDEVIDLMIKEYPGKHAEYSVILQERERQRIAKEYSKMQQQNPQKVEASKVPEYIKKAAKKAAEFNSNFNRERMEERRAYFDLQTHIIQVPQGRYKVLPPERTKTGPYPVALIPGQFQDYYKRYSPNELRYLPLNTALFEPPLDPELPALDSDGDSDDADENKGEEGKKNSDSSSGNTSDGDSQDSGVQSKGKAKDRTATPAKDATPRLNQHKSVPGYKPKVIPNAICGICQKGKESNKKGKPEALIHCSQCKNSGHPSCLDMSEELVGLIKTYPWQCMECKTCTVCEQPHHEEEMMFCDKCDRGFHTFCVGLDSIPLGCWVCECCIKEFSTPKKKGGIKTPKKSKSAHK, from the exons ATGGGTTCAGGCGACAGTTCCAGAAGTTGCGACACCTCCAGTCAGGAACTTGG GCCCACATACTTCTCGGCAGAAAATCTGACTGAGTACAGGTGGCCCTCAGATGGCAGTGGGGAGTACTATATGTTGCAAGAACAAGTCAGTGAATATCTGGGAGTGACTTCATTCAAGCGAAAATATCCAG atTTGGAAAGGAGAGACCTCTCCCACAAGGAGAAGCTATATCTGAGGGAGCAAAATGTCATCACCGAGACACAGTGCACCTTGG GTTTGACTGCTTTACGAAGTGATGAAGTCATTGATTTAATGATCAAGGAGTACCCGGGCAAACATGCTGAGTATTCTGTCATTCTCCAAGAGAGGGAGCGTCAGAGGATAGCAAAAGAGTACTCT AAAATGCAGCAACAAAACCCTCAGAAGGTTGAAGCCAGTAAAGTGCCAGAGTACATAAAGAAAGCTGCCAAGAAAGCTGCAGAGTTCAACAGTAACTTCAACCGGGaaaggatggaagagagaagggcATATTTTGACCTTCAGACACAT ATTATCCAAGTACCCCAAGGGAGGTATAAAGTTCTTCCTCCAGAGAGAACCAAGACTGGACCCTATCCAGTGGCCCTCATCCCTGGGCAGTTCCAGGACTATTACAAAAG GTACTCTCCCAATGAGCTGCGCTACTTGCCCCTGAACACAGCCCTGTTCGAGCCCCCCCTTGACCCGGAGCTGCCTGCCCTGGACAGTGATGGGGACTCGGATGATGCAGATGAAAACAAGGGAGAAGAGGGCAAGAAAAATTCA GACAGCTCATCTGGAAACACCTCAGATGGGGACAGTCAGGACAGTGGAGTGCAGTCAAAGGGCAAGGCCAAGGACAGGACTGCCACCCCGGCTAAAGATGCCACCCCACGTCTCAACCAACACAAATCTGTCCCTGGGTACAAG CCTAAGGTCATACCCAATGCTATTTGTGGCATTTGCCAGAAGGGTAAGGAGTCCAACAAGAAAGGAAAGCCAGAAGCTCTCATTCACTGCTCACAGTGTAAGAACAGTG gtcACCCATCGTGCCTGGATATGAGTGAGGAGCTGGTGGGCCTGATTAAGACCTACCCGTGGCAGTGTATGGAGTGTAAGACGTGCACGGTGTGTGAGCAGCCCCAccacgaggaggagatgatgTTCTGTGACAAGTGTGACCGGGGCTTCCACACCTTCTGCGTGGGCCTAGACTCCATCCCTCTAG GTTGCTGGGTTTGTGAGTGTTGCATCAAGGAGTTCTCAACGCCTAAGAAAAAAGGAGGAATAAAAACACCCAAAAAATCTAAATCTGCACACAAATAG
- the phf10 gene encoding PHD finger protein 10 isoform X2, translating to MATVLPPRPCDSNPATPGAQSIKDDIEEVSNDGSQAPKRRRMGSGDSSRSCDTSSQELGPTYFSAENLTEYRWPSDGSGEYYMLQEQVSEYLGVTSFKRKYPGLTALRSDEVIDLMIKEYPGKHAEYSVILQERERQRIAKEYSKMQQQNPQKVEASKVPEYIKKAAKKAAEFNSNFNRERMEERRAYFDLQTHIIQVPQGRYKVLPPERTKTGPYPVALIPGQFQDYYKRYSPNELRYLPLNTALFEPPLDPELPALDSDGDSDDADENKGEEGKKNSDSSSGNTSDGDSQDSGVQSKGKAKDRTATPAKDATPRLNQHKSVPGYKPKVIPNAICGICQKGKESNKKGKPEALIHCSQCKNSGHPSCLDMSEELVGLIKTYPWQCMECKTCTVCEQPHHEEEMMFCDKCDRGFHTFCVGLDSIPLGCWVCECCIKEFSTPKKKGGIKTPKKSKSAHK from the exons ATGGCTACAGTTCTCCCACCCAGACCTTGCGATAGCAACCCTGCAACCCCGGGAGCCCAGTCTATAAAG GATGACATTGAGGAAGTTTCCAATGATGGCAGTCAAGCTCCAAAAAGGCGGCGCATGGGTTCAGGCGACAGTTCCAGAAGTTGCGACACCTCCAGTCAGGAACTTGG GCCCACATACTTCTCGGCAGAAAATCTGACTGAGTACAGGTGGCCCTCAGATGGCAGTGGGGAGTACTATATGTTGCAAGAACAAGTCAGTGAATATCTGGGAGTGACTTCATTCAAGCGAAAATATCCAG GTTTGACTGCTTTACGAAGTGATGAAGTCATTGATTTAATGATCAAGGAGTACCCGGGCAAACATGCTGAGTATTCTGTCATTCTCCAAGAGAGGGAGCGTCAGAGGATAGCAAAAGAGTACTCT AAAATGCAGCAACAAAACCCTCAGAAGGTTGAAGCCAGTAAAGTGCCAGAGTACATAAAGAAAGCTGCCAAGAAAGCTGCAGAGTTCAACAGTAACTTCAACCGGGaaaggatggaagagagaagggcATATTTTGACCTTCAGACACAT ATTATCCAAGTACCCCAAGGGAGGTATAAAGTTCTTCCTCCAGAGAGAACCAAGACTGGACCCTATCCAGTGGCCCTCATCCCTGGGCAGTTCCAGGACTATTACAAAAG GTACTCTCCCAATGAGCTGCGCTACTTGCCCCTGAACACAGCCCTGTTCGAGCCCCCCCTTGACCCGGAGCTGCCTGCCCTGGACAGTGATGGGGACTCGGATGATGCAGATGAAAACAAGGGAGAAGAGGGCAAGAAAAATTCA GACAGCTCATCTGGAAACACCTCAGATGGGGACAGTCAGGACAGTGGAGTGCAGTCAAAGGGCAAGGCCAAGGACAGGACTGCCACCCCGGCTAAAGATGCCACCCCACGTCTCAACCAACACAAATCTGTCCCTGGGTACAAG CCTAAGGTCATACCCAATGCTATTTGTGGCATTTGCCAGAAGGGTAAGGAGTCCAACAAGAAAGGAAAGCCAGAAGCTCTCATTCACTGCTCACAGTGTAAGAACAGTG gtcACCCATCGTGCCTGGATATGAGTGAGGAGCTGGTGGGCCTGATTAAGACCTACCCGTGGCAGTGTATGGAGTGTAAGACGTGCACGGTGTGTGAGCAGCCCCAccacgaggaggagatgatgTTCTGTGACAAGTGTGACCGGGGCTTCCACACCTTCTGCGTGGGCCTAGACTCCATCCCTCTAG GTTGCTGGGTTTGTGAGTGTTGCATCAAGGAGTTCTCAACGCCTAAGAAAAAAGGAGGAATAAAAACACCCAAAAAATCTAAATCTGCACACAAATAG
- the phf10 gene encoding PHD finger protein 10 isoform X1, protein MATVLPPRPCDSNPATPGAQSIKDDIEEVSNDGSQAPKRRRMGSGDSSRSCDTSSQELGPTYFSAENLTEYRWPSDGSGEYYMLQEQVSEYLGVTSFKRKYPDLERRDLSHKEKLYLREQNVITETQCTLGLTALRSDEVIDLMIKEYPGKHAEYSVILQERERQRIAKEYSKMQQQNPQKVEASKVPEYIKKAAKKAAEFNSNFNRERMEERRAYFDLQTHIIQVPQGRYKVLPPERTKTGPYPVALIPGQFQDYYKRYSPNELRYLPLNTALFEPPLDPELPALDSDGDSDDADENKGEEGKKNSDSSSGNTSDGDSQDSGVQSKGKAKDRTATPAKDATPRLNQHKSVPGYKPKVIPNAICGICQKGKESNKKGKPEALIHCSQCKNSGHPSCLDMSEELVGLIKTYPWQCMECKTCTVCEQPHHEEEMMFCDKCDRGFHTFCVGLDSIPLGCWVCECCIKEFSTPKKKGGIKTPKKSKSAHK, encoded by the exons ATGGCTACAGTTCTCCCACCCAGACCTTGCGATAGCAACCCTGCAACCCCGGGAGCCCAGTCTATAAAG GATGACATTGAGGAAGTTTCCAATGATGGCAGTCAAGCTCCAAAAAGGCGGCGCATGGGTTCAGGCGACAGTTCCAGAAGTTGCGACACCTCCAGTCAGGAACTTGG GCCCACATACTTCTCGGCAGAAAATCTGACTGAGTACAGGTGGCCCTCAGATGGCAGTGGGGAGTACTATATGTTGCAAGAACAAGTCAGTGAATATCTGGGAGTGACTTCATTCAAGCGAAAATATCCAG atTTGGAAAGGAGAGACCTCTCCCACAAGGAGAAGCTATATCTGAGGGAGCAAAATGTCATCACCGAGACACAGTGCACCTTGG GTTTGACTGCTTTACGAAGTGATGAAGTCATTGATTTAATGATCAAGGAGTACCCGGGCAAACATGCTGAGTATTCTGTCATTCTCCAAGAGAGGGAGCGTCAGAGGATAGCAAAAGAGTACTCT AAAATGCAGCAACAAAACCCTCAGAAGGTTGAAGCCAGTAAAGTGCCAGAGTACATAAAGAAAGCTGCCAAGAAAGCTGCAGAGTTCAACAGTAACTTCAACCGGGaaaggatggaagagagaagggcATATTTTGACCTTCAGACACAT ATTATCCAAGTACCCCAAGGGAGGTATAAAGTTCTTCCTCCAGAGAGAACCAAGACTGGACCCTATCCAGTGGCCCTCATCCCTGGGCAGTTCCAGGACTATTACAAAAG GTACTCTCCCAATGAGCTGCGCTACTTGCCCCTGAACACAGCCCTGTTCGAGCCCCCCCTTGACCCGGAGCTGCCTGCCCTGGACAGTGATGGGGACTCGGATGATGCAGATGAAAACAAGGGAGAAGAGGGCAAGAAAAATTCA GACAGCTCATCTGGAAACACCTCAGATGGGGACAGTCAGGACAGTGGAGTGCAGTCAAAGGGCAAGGCCAAGGACAGGACTGCCACCCCGGCTAAAGATGCCACCCCACGTCTCAACCAACACAAATCTGTCCCTGGGTACAAG CCTAAGGTCATACCCAATGCTATTTGTGGCATTTGCCAGAAGGGTAAGGAGTCCAACAAGAAAGGAAAGCCAGAAGCTCTCATTCACTGCTCACAGTGTAAGAACAGTG gtcACCCATCGTGCCTGGATATGAGTGAGGAGCTGGTGGGCCTGATTAAGACCTACCCGTGGCAGTGTATGGAGTGTAAGACGTGCACGGTGTGTGAGCAGCCCCAccacgaggaggagatgatgTTCTGTGACAAGTGTGACCGGGGCTTCCACACCTTCTGCGTGGGCCTAGACTCCATCCCTCTAG GTTGCTGGGTTTGTGAGTGTTGCATCAAGGAGTTCTCAACGCCTAAGAAAAAAGGAGGAATAAAAACACCCAAAAAATCTAAATCTGCACACAAATAG